One region of Zingiber officinale cultivar Zhangliang chromosome 7B, Zo_v1.1, whole genome shotgun sequence genomic DNA includes:
- the LOC122006989 gene encoding COBRA-like protein 1: MEPYLTSSIPTARRSGGKFAPLALALLFFLVWSATLPSTGAYDALDPNGNITIKWDVMQWTPDGYVAVVTMFNFQQYRHIQAPGWTLGWTWAKKEVIWSMVGAQTTEQGDCSRFKGNIPHCCKKDPTVVDLLPGTPYNMQIANCCKGGVINSWAQDPANAASSFQVSVGVAGTTNKTVRVPKNFTLKAPGPGYTCGIAKIVKPTKFVTQDGRRTTQALMTWNVTCTYSQFLAQKTPTCCVSLSSFYNDTIVNCPTCTCGCQNNLTQPGSCVEGDSPYLASAVNGPGKNSFVPLVQCTSHMCPIRVHWHVKLNYKEYWRVKIAITNFNYRMNYTQWNLVIQHPNLDNLTQLFSFNYKALTPYGGINDTAMFWGVKYYNDLLMEAGPYGNAQSELLIKKDPSTFTFDKGWAFPRRIYFNGDNCVMPPPDSYPWLPNASSHMMNSMMMTILAVLSWLLIIAF; encoded by the exons ATGGAGCCCTATCTGACCTCGTCCATTCCCACCGCCAGGAGATCTGGTGGAAAGTTTGCTCCTTTGGCCCTCGCCCTCCTCTTCTTCCTGGTTTGGTCCGCTACGCTTCCATCGACAG GAGCTTATGATGCACTGGACCCAAATGGAAATATTACAATCAAGTGGGATGTTATGCAATGGACTCCAGATGGATATGTT GCTGTTGTCACAATGTTTAATTTCCAACAATATCGTCATATCCAAGCACCTGGGTGGACTCTTGGGTGGACATGGGCAAAGAAGGAAGTCATTTGGTCCATGGTAGGAGCACAAACGACGGAGCAAGGTGATTGCTCACGATTTAAAGGGAACATTCCACATTGCTGCAAGAAGGATCCTACCGTTGTTGATCTATTACCTGGAACTCCATACAATATGCAAATTGCCAATTGCTGCAAAGGAGGGGTTATTAATTCTTGGGCTCAAGATCCTGCCAATGCTGCGAGTTCATTCCAGGTCAGTGTTGGTGTTGCAGGAACCACCAACAAGACTGTCCGTGTTCCCAAAAACTTTACCCTCAAGGCTCCAGGACCAGGGTATACATGTGGAATAGCTAAGATAGTAAAACCTACAAAGTTTGTCACCCAAGATGGAAGGAGAACAACCCAAGCTCTAA TGACATGGAATGTTACCTGCACATATTCCCAATTTCTTGCTCAGAAGACTCCTACTTGTTGTGTGTCACTTTCATCTTTCTACAATGACACAATTGTCAACTGTCCTACATGCACATGTGGGTGCCAGAATAATTTAACTCAACCAGGAAGTTGCGTTGA AGGTGATTCACCTTATTTAGCTTCTGCTGTTAATGGACCCGGCAAAAATAGCTTCGTACCTTTGGTGCAGTGCACATCACATATGTGCCCAATAAGGGTGCATTGGCATGTGAAGCTCAACTATAAGGAATACTGGCGCGTGAAGATTGCGATAACGAATTTCAACTACCGGATGAATTATACACAGTGGAACCTTGTTATCCAGCATCCAAACTTAGACAATCTCACACAACTTTTTAGCTTCAACTACAAGGCATTGACTCCCTATGGAGGCATAA ATGATACTGCAATGTTTTGGGGTGTTAAATACTACAATGATTTGCTCATGGAAGCTGGACCTTATGGAAATGCACAGTCGGAACTTTTGATCAAAAAGGATCCATCAACCTTTACTTTCGACAAGGGATGGGCGTTTCCAAGGCGAATATACTTCAACGGCGACAACTGTGTCATGCCTCCCCCAGATTCATATCCATGGTTGCCAAATGCTTCCTCACATATGATGAATAGCATGATGATGACCATTCTAGCCGTGTTGAGTTGGTTACTAATTATTGCCTTCTAA